A genomic stretch from Onychostoma macrolepis isolate SWU-2019 chromosome 02, ASM1243209v1, whole genome shotgun sequence includes:
- the plppr4a gene encoding phospholipid phosphatase-related protein type 4 isoform X2, translating to MCLACASPHSSQMLSSWPQDTTPPTSSPCASPTTPASTLPVMKTLSLWMTSALGMIQQQSTLAGSPSHLSTPLWQLLRLCTSPQKAGLLPQMYFNATLTDSSKLLKPLLVFSFIICGIICGLTRIIQFKNHAVDVYCGFLIGGGIAVYLGLYAVGNFKPSEDTSLKTHVHPPLRQPQPPQPQPLPQPQPVVPQPAMREPLRPLPNLNTDPPRLLPPKSLSMRERPTSARSESILLRGPSHRENMSSLKRASTEVECITPPSPLCKESFVTFSNTLPRVHSTGVEEPVPRRHAAIHASMDSTRSKQLLSQWKTKNENRKLSLQVMEAEAGQLSPQRNMELRCSSEPSAMGLDGELRGGPHGQYMKLAASAVPLANHNSSGGLTGGARVSIQSRPGSSQLVHIPEETQENVSCSPQEYGGEVNDGGGGGGNARSKWLKVAEKSTACRTNSQPRIMQVIAMSKQQGMLHGSPKSEGSTVSCTGSIRYKALMDQEPNTGIVRVEAHPENKPVVKPPSTDGSGSWRWKPQERGSIRQSLELNDLNRDSESCESLKDGYGSIDGNRSLPDMSNPHHPHFHHHHHQQSITTIRVTPVEASSEATSETLSTTSSRDSTLRRKGNIILLPDRGPSPDNARNLPHFFKSSPTPPPILTYKE from the exons GAAGTCCTTCCCATCTCAGCACGCCACTCTGGCAGCTTTTGCGGCTGTGTACATCTCC TCAAAAGGCTGGTCTCCTTCCACAGATGTACTTTAATGCCACTCTGACTGACTCATCTAAACTCCTGAAGCCACTCCTGGTGTTTTCCTTCATCATCTGTGGCATTATCTGTGGCCTGACTCGCATCATTCAGTTCAAGAACCATGCCGTGGATGTGTACTGTGGCTTTCTCATCGGAGGGGGCATAGCCGTCTACCTG GGTCTGTATGCAGTTGGAAACTTTAAACCTAGTGAAGACACATCTCTAAAGACACATGTACATCCTCCTCTCCGGCAACCACAGCCACCACAACCACAACCTCTACCACAACCCCAGCCAGTGGTGCCTCAACCTGCCATGCGGGAGCCTCTGAGACCTCTACCAAACCTGAACACAGATCCACCACGCTTACTGCCACCTAAGAGCCTGAGCATGCGGGAGCGTCCCACCTCAGCTCGTTCTGAGAGTATCCTGCTACGTGGCCCGTCCCACAGAGAGAACATGTCCAGTTTGAAAAGGGCAAGCACAGAGGTAGAGTGCATTACACCTCCCAGTCCCCTCTGCAAGGAGAGCTTTGTGACATTCAGTAACACTCTGCCCCGCGTGCACTCAACTGGAGTTGAAGAACCAGTGCCTCGCCGCCATGCTGCTATCCATGCCTCCATGGACTCCACACGTTCCAAGCAGCTGCTCTCACAATGGAAGACCAAGAATGAGAACCGCAAGCTGTCTCTGCAGGTGATGGAGGCTGAGGCTGGACAACTGTCTCCCCAGCGAAACATGGAGCTCCGCTGCAGCTCTGAACCCTCAGCCATGGGCTTAGATGGTGAGCTCCGTGGTGGACCTCATGGGCAGTACATGAAGCTAGCCGCTAGTGCTGTGCCATTAGCCAATCATAATAGCTCTGGTGGCCTAACTGGTGGAGCCAGGGTATCGATCCAGTCACGACCAGGATCGTCCCAACTGGTGCACATCCCTGAGGAGACCCAAGAGAATGTGAGCTGCTCACCTCAGGAGTATGGTGGGGAGGTGAATGATGGTGGGGGAGGGGGTGGGAATGCACGGTCGAAATGGCTGAAGGTAGCAGAGAAGAGCACCGCCTGTCGGACTAACAGCCAACCACGTATCATGCAGGTCATTGCAATGTCTAAGCAGCAGGGCATGTTGCACGGCAGTCCTAAAAGTGAGGGAAGCACCGTGAGTTGTACCGGATCCATCCGTTACAAAGCCCTCATGGATCAGGAACCCAACACGGGCATTGTTCGAGTGGAGGCCCACCCTGAGAACAAGCCTGTGGTTAAACCACCATCTACAGACGGCAGCGGGTCCTGGAGATGGAAACCGCAGGAGCGGGGCAGCATCCGTCAGTCCCTTGAGCTCAACGATCTGAACCGGGACTCCGAAAGCTGCGAGTCATTGAAAGACGGCTACGGCTCCATCGATGGGAACCGGAGCCTACCAGACATGAGCAACCCCCAtcatccccatttccaccatcaccACCACCAACAGAGTATCACCACCATCCGAGTCACTCCGGTGGAAGCCAGCAGTGAAGCCACCTCAGAAACTCTCTCCACCACCTCCAGTCGAGACTCCACACTACGCAGGAAAGGCAACATCATCCTGCTGCCCGACAGAGGACCTAGTCCTGATAATGCCAGGAACCTGCCTCACTTTTTCAAATCCTCCCCTACACCTCCCCCCATTTTGACTTACAAGGAGTGA